From the Pseudorasbora parva isolate DD20220531a chromosome 2, ASM2467924v1, whole genome shotgun sequence genome, the window TCGTCTCTTCTCCATGATGTAACTCATAACCCTGGTAATTCTTCTAACGGCTGAATAATGTTTGACATTACGAAAGATACACCATATGCGGTAAATACTTTAAACTTCTCATTTAAGTACTGTACATGCCTGGTCATGTCCCTGCAAACACTtctttacgtttttttttttttgtatactaATGACTCTATAAGCATGTTTTGTTTGCCGTATTCTGCGGTGTTCTGTCGCACATTACTATGCTAATGGCGTAAGATCTCGGTGAGTGTAATTCACTGAAATACTTAGTGAGCAAATTGTGATTTTTATGTGTTTGCTATTTTGAGTTTATCTTCTCTGGCGatttaatacacatttttatgtgtCTATTTGATTTTTCTTATTATATTATTACCCCTACAATTAATTAAAGTATTTGAGACGCAGCAGGCTGTACCTGTTACCTGTTATCTGCAATATTGCAGTGAGCCTCCTATTTCTCACTTTTATGTATGTCATGtcctgtttgtctgtgtgtttgtcaaTGTATGTCTTCTGCTTTATGTCCTCTTTCTCTCCTATGCCCcatttcatatttattaaatttGAGGAATAGAATCGTTCAAGGGTCTAAAAATAATCCATCTTAACATAAGAAGTCTAGTACCAAAAATTGATCTTCTGAGAGTTTGGGTTTCCTATCATAAGCCTCATATTATCACCCTTTCTGAAACATGGTtacataataaaatatcagatgTTGAAATTAAGATGGATGGTTATGCTCTTTTTAGAGCTGACAGAGGCTCCAGGGGAGGTGGGTTAGTAACATATGTCTCTACAAATTTAACAGGTGAACTTCTCATTCCAACTGTTGAGCCGGTTAATTTTGAATCACttgttgtaaaaataatattccatgaaaataaacatataatTATAACTAATATCTATAAACCACCATCTGCTTCATCTGATTCAATTAAGTTaattattaatacaattaattcTCTCAGAAAAAACAGTGAAATGGTGGTTCTTGGTGATTTTAACTGCAATTGGCTTCACCGCTCCTCCTCGAGTGACAGAAATATGATTGCAGGTGCTAATTTCACTCAGTTAATAAAAGAACCAACCAGAATTGGTCGCTATTCGTCATCTTTGCTCGACTGGATACTAGTTACAAATCCAGATAGGATAAGTACATCGGGCATATTGTCTGACAGCTTTAGTGACCACTCAATTGTTTTCTGTGTGTGGAAAATCAAAATACCCAAACTACCACCTAAATACATTAAAGTCAGACAAtccaaaaacataaatactgaACAATTTATAAATGACCTAGCTAATATTAATTGGACTAGATTTGATTTAATTCCTTCTGTTGAGAATGCATGGGATTTCTTCTATTCTGAAGTTAACAATGTAATTAATCAACATGCTCCATTTAAAACGATTCGTGTGAAGGGTCGACATCTCCCATGGATTAGTCCTGATTTAATATGCCTTTTTAAAAAACGTGATCGAGCGTGGGTAAAATGTAAACAATCTAGAGACCCAACTGATCGGGAAGAATATCGACAACTTAGGAACCACTGCAAAACACAAACTCGGAATGCAAAATCTAATTATTATAAGGATGCCTTTAGTCAAAATTGGAATAATCCCAAACAGTTTTGGAAACATCTAGATCACCTCcttaataaatcaaataatgACTCTATTAATGGCGTTATTGTAAATGATAATGTTATTTCTGATCCTCTTATGATTGCTCAGGCATTTAATGCACATTTTTCTCAAATTAGTAGTTCACTATATTCTGACTATTTAGTTTCCTCTAGTTTATCAAATCAAACAAATGGATCCTTTTCATTTTCTAGAATTCAGCCATCTCAAGTATTTCAAGCCATCTCTGAATTAAAAAATGGTAGTGTTGGACCTGATGGGTTGGAAACCAAATTTCTTAAACTTGGATCCAGTATATTAATACATCCACTTTCTAATTTGTACAATATGTCTTTAGATATGAGTTCCATTCCAATTGTTTGGAAAACAGCAAGAGTAACTCCAATATTTAAGGGAGGTGACAATACAGACTTAGGTAATTACCGTCCAATTTCTATTATTTGTACAGTTACCAAAATATTTGAAAAGATTATTTATCAACAATTATATAAATATCTTAATCAATTAAACATATTATCTCCTTATCAATCAGGTTTTCGTTCTGGGTACTCTACAACAACTGCCTTACTTAAATTCACTAACGATGTATTCTCTTCCTGTGACAAGAACCAATGTACAGGTGCTATATTTCTTGACCTCTCCAAGGCTTTTGACTTGGTAGATCACTACTTGCTTCTGGACAAGCTTGAATCCATAGGATTTGATAGAAATGCTCTCTTATGGTTTAATGCTTATCTCCATAACAGACGGCagtttgttcaatttaaagatGCACAGTCTGACGAATGTATTATGGAAAAAGGTGTGCCACAGGGTTCTATCCTTGGCCCCCTTCTTTTTTCAATTTTTGTTAATGATCTCCCGGAAGTGTGTAATAATTGTCAAGTACATTTATATGCAGATGATACTGTTGTCTATTTTTCAAGTTCCAACTCATTTCTTCTTCAGAACAAATTACAGACAGACCTTAAATCAGTTCAAAATTGGCTTAAAGGTAACCTCTTAAAACTCAATATGAAAAAATCATTATGTATGCTCtttggtactcatcattctctTAAATCTGCTGAACTTAACTTGTATTTTGATAATGGTACTCCAGTGACAAAAGAGACCTCTGTTAAATATTTGGGAATTTGGCTTGATGCAGAATTAAATTTCAAACCACATATTGATTACATAATAAAACGAACATATTCTTGTTTAATGCCTCTATACAGGTCATCAaattgttttacatttagagTACGAAAAAAGATAATTACCCAATTAATTTTACCAATTATTGATTATGCAGATATAGTTTATCAAAACACGTACAATGTATATCTTAAACCATTAGAAGTTCTATTTAATAATCTGTGTAGgttcattttaaagtgcccatatAGAACTCATCATTGCCAATTATATATTCAGCTTAACTGGTTGCTGCCTGATAAAAGACGACAGTATCACTggtttcaatttatttttaaatgcatctATTTGAACTTACCACCATATCTGAAAAAATTTTTTGTACAATATACTCCAACTTATTTTCTTCGACATTCTCAATGCCTGACTTTTACAGTCCCTGTTATGTGCAAAGTAGTCGGTCGGAGGTCCTTTTGTTATAATGCTCCTTCAGACTGGAATAATCTGCCTCCATCTGTGAGATCTAAAACTACTTTAGGCTCCTTCAGAACTTCTTTGTTAAACTATTTGAAAACTGATTGTAAATGCTTTTAATTGTAATGGTTCCTTGAAATATCTTGTTTTGAAAACTGATTGTCAGTTTTTGTAATTGTTATGGTTCCTGTAACAGCTGTCTTTATAAACATTTGTATACCCTGCAGACTCTGAAATGGTTCCGGGAGGGTAGGGGGGATTTTTGAGCAGATTTGTCTtgtaatgttttgtttgttttgtattgtattgaGTGTACTGTATCTGTTGTATGTTCTTGGTCCCCCTTGAAAACGAGATGTTGCATCTCAAGGGGCTTTCCATGAataaaatttcacaaataaaaaTGGAGCAGGAAAACTAGGTAAATTTAGGTATTTTTCTTATGCTTCATTATTGGAAAACTGGATTACAAAATTCCAGGTTTGCTGTAGACCATGCGTGCCCTTACCTGAGAGACAGTGATCCCACATTTCTTGGCCAACTCCTCCTTGGCTTCCTCACTGGGGTAAGGGTTGGACAGGTGAGAGTAGAAGTACTCATTCAGCACCTCTGTGGCTTGCTTATTGAAGTTGCGTCTCTTACGTCTGAGGACACAGTAAGTGGAGAAATCAGGTAAGAGTTTCATTTATACTAGGTTAATAATTAGCGGAATAGTCCACAGACCAggaaaacacaacaaaatgaaCTTCAACATCCTAAAGAGGCACAAGCGCACAGCCACGCACCTGGCATCGAGGAAGCGAGAGCGGAGGATCATGACAGCCTCACAGGTGCTCTGCTTGAGCTGCATCTGGATAGAGCTGAACTTGCGGTGGATGATGGCCACCATGCGCTCGATCTCTTTGGGTGAGATAGGCCGCGTGCGAGATTGTTCCCTCAGCAGGTTCATCACATGATTGGTGAACTCACTGCAGGCctgttaaataaatagaatTGAAGATCATCACAGATGCACAGTGCCATTCAAATGTTCGGTGTTTGttattatttgttaaaaaagtatattatgctcactaaggctgcattaatttgatcaaaaatacagtaaaaacagtaatattgtgaaagaTTACAATTTagaataactgttttctattttaatatattttgaaatgcaatttatttctgtgacacacagctgtatttttagcatcattacttcagtcacatgacccttcagaaatcaatacTAATATGCGGATTCGCTGgtcaagaaatatttcttattattgtcaatgttgaaaacgttgctttatatttttgagGAAACCTTGACCGTGATGCATCAAGTTCAAAAGTAGCATTTACTTGAAatctttgtaacattataattgtCATCCCTGTCAATTTTGatacatttaatgcatccttgccaaATAAAAGTACAAATTTCTTACTGACTCAAAATTTTGAAGGGAAAGATACGTATATGAAagaacatttctaaaaaaaacgaCTTCCCATTCATGATCACTCCAccagtgaaataaaaatatgcacAAACTTACAAATATTTCCTGAAATCAATTCATAAGTGCTGATTCTCACCTGTTCATATTTCTCTAGTTCGGAGTGGTAGATCTGGCGGATCTGTGCAAGTTTGGCTCTGTAGTCGGAGTGCTCGATGCTGCCGTCATTGGGTGATCCTCCAGCTGCCGCTGCAGCTGCGGCCGCTGCCGCTGAACCGCCACCCTTCTCAGGCCCAGACACCCCCTCGGCCAGCAGCATGTTATCCAGACGCATGATCTGGGGGTCTGGGGGGTCCTCTTCCTGTACGCCTCTGATGCTCAGCActgcagaagaaaaaaagataaacAAACAGGTCAGTTGGAGAAGTTCAAAATAAGCTAACAGTAGTAACTGGTTACGTCACACTATGTAGAATTAATAGCATTTATTGCCCTATGCCAGAGACTGAAAGTACTTCTAAACTAAGTATGCAATTTGTGTctcagccagcagagggcagcatGGTACCTCAGTGGCAGGCTGGAGCACGAGGCACGGGCCCAATAATAGGAGAGCATGTGCTGTCACTATAAGCTCAAGCAGCCATATGTACACACCTCTCAGGCACTGAATTAAAACAAGACCTCTGTCAACTTCCTGCTATGGGCCTATCGCTCACACACAGTCTACACTCCTGTAGATATGCACACGTAGGATCGGCCAGTGCAAAGTGTAATAAAGGTAAGGGACAGAAATACATGAGCCAGAGGGTCTTTGTCTTTCCTCTAAACCAGTTTTACGAACTCTTAATGGTTTGCGAGAAATGCCAATGCcacattaattaaaataaaaggtaaaggGCCCTGGTTACACttggtattaagatgtgttCGGTCAATCTGATCAAAAGTAGACATGAGACATACACCTGGCGTTTtaatctcttttgtccactttaaaccacttctgtcctgatttcttcgatGGGAGGGTCTATGGCTGTGGTCCGCAACCGGTGGCCCGCGGGCCGAAAGAGGCCCGCTGGCGATAATATCTGGCCCGTGCCCGCATCTGCCGAATCTGGCAGATTGTTTTGATAGCGGCTGGTTCTGAAATATATCTGTCAGTGTAACGGAGGCAAGCTAATGAGAACTGTGCAGGTAAACTGCCTTCATTTCAAGAGAATTTTGAGCATTTAGCCTCATCGTTAGAGCGTCAGACTACCGTGCAGAAAAGACCGGAGTTCGAGCCCCGCTCAGAGTGGGCAGTGCGAATCTAGTTATatcaacattgaatcaatttTGTCTTAAGTGATTTTGCCTTCAAAAAAATACAGCAACGTTTTAgcagcaatgttttattttgggatAAATTCAGAGCTTGCAATTTGAAAAGCTTTGAAAGACATTCAAGAGTCTGTGGAATAGATCGCTAGACACGAAAAAACAAGACAGCTAGACACGGCTAAAAGAGCCGTCATGAAATGTCTGGTTATGATGATAAAACGAACAGTGAAATATTGAAACGTTTGCCTATATCGCGGGGCATCAGCACCAACATGTGAACAATAACAACTCAAATTCAGCttcttttttatcaaaaaatattgacaagAACCAGTAAAAAAGTGCCATGCTTCGACTTGTGGTGCCGTCTGATATTATATTCTTTGGGACAGCTTTGTTGCAGATTAGATGCACCAACTTTGCATTCACAAAACCAGGTAGGATGCATGCACAGATGtcttcccattcttctttgtatGCCCTGTTAGTTCGCTGTTAGTGCTTTAACATCTTAAATGTTAACATCACTCTGCACTCGATGTAATAATAATCGTTTAGCCTACCTCCAACACAAATGattgaaaaaaatgcagtttactaCGTGAGGATGCCAAGGAATAATTATGAGCGTAGAAGTATGAAATGAGACGtcaaataattattacaatagGTTCCATGTGTAACatgtaaattaaaatacatttataattcacaatatggaaagtggaaataataaaacatagttCTTTAAGAGCACTCAAACATGCCAATAATGGGCTCAttcaaattatctttttttttaaagttatttttatttatttatttatttattaaattatccctCGACTATATTCTGACCCGCCATCTAGTGCCCAAATTTTATTTTGGCCCATGACCAAATATACTTGGCGACCCCTGGTCTATGGGCTATTGGgttttttcagatctttccaTCTAATGGACGAATTAAGCTCGCACAATTTTCATATGAACACAATCGGAGAAAACCAGCCACAAGACAATGGCGAACACattgttagaaatcaggaatggtgagaaCATTGCGCTTTGTACATTTAGGTCTCCAGCACTCTGGTCGAAAGCTCAAAACTTTATTTAGCGTCGTCCACTTGTGATCTGATCAACCGAAACACAtctaataccaggtgtaaacaggtcCTAtacgtaattttttttatttagctgtaaaaaataataataagtatttcAAAAGAGACCACGTAAAGATGTTCATTGTCCTTTCCGAGAggataaagggatagttcaccccccaaaaaaacattc encodes:
- the pbx4 gene encoding pre-B-cell leukemia transcription factor 4 isoform X1, coding for MDDQTRMLASMGGLGGLSQADVGDPDSVRKQQSLGQPQQDIGDILQQIMAITDESLDEAQARCWPEEAPAQWTPQREGELGGSTAGCALPLNFQHRKHALNCHRMKPALFSVLCEIKEKTVLSIRGVQEEDPPDPQIMRLDNMLLAEGVSGPEKGGGSAAAAAAAAAAGGSPNDGSIEHSDYRAKLAQIRQIYHSELEKYEQACSEFTNHVMNLLREQSRTRPISPKEIERMVAIIHRKFSSIQMQLKQSTCEAVMILRSRFLDARRKRRNFNKQATEVLNEYFYSHLSNPYPSEEAKEELAKKCGITVSQVSNWFGNKRIRYKKNIGKFQEEANLYAVKTAVDAANVSAQASQANSPATPNSGGYPAPCYTPDGRL
- the pbx4 gene encoding pre-B-cell leukemia transcription factor 4 isoform X2; the encoded protein is MDDQTRMLASMGGLGGLSQADVGDPDSVRKQQSLGQPQQDIGDILQQIMAITDESLDEAQARKHALNCHRMKPALFSVLCEIKEKTVLSIRGVQEEDPPDPQIMRLDNMLLAEGVSGPEKGGGSAAAAAAAAAAGGSPNDGSIEHSDYRAKLAQIRQIYHSELEKYEQACSEFTNHVMNLLREQSRTRPISPKEIERMVAIIHRKFSSIQMQLKQSTCEAVMILRSRFLDARRKRRNFNKQATEVLNEYFYSHLSNPYPSEEAKEELAKKCGITVSQVSNWFGNKRIRYKKNIGKFQEEANLYAVKTAVDAANVSAQASQANSPATPNSGGYPAPCYTPDGRL